One genomic region from Acidobacteriota bacterium encodes:
- the ccmA gene encoding heme ABC exporter ATP-binding protein CcmA, whose amino-acid sequence MTATPDDDRRAPLLVCRGVARQFGRRRVLRDVSFEAYAGEVFALLGPNGSGKTTLLGVLSTLAEPSRGEVIYPDAAGLDSPRRLFGVLGHEPQLYGDLTARENLEFFARLAGIEDVPSAVTHALHHARLADRADDFVERFSRGMRQRLAFERVLLTSPRILLLDEPFTGLDDESAHRMVARLGAVRDRGTLVVLATHDLLLVEGLVDRAWIIRQGVLQPLRRAGSLAEAYRASLEPDDTTPARRPSSITRQLASSRIAATLPSSSETSLSDILRVAWILFAKDLRIEWRSREGLLTTACFALACVLVFSFGLVHDGTPVPDAGPTVLWVTIALAGTLAMARTFERERAAGTLVATLASAAPRASIYLGKWGALMALMFAVEAALLPLVALFFQMPLERQPFTVAALLVLGTAGYAAVGTLFAAMLARMRTRDVLLPLLLYPMSVPVIIGGVRGTSAALADPYVPGVVSLWLPLLVCFDAVFATLALWTFGALMTEGAPRVAKEARDVDA is encoded by the coding sequence ATGACGGCCACGCCCGACGACGATCGCCGGGCGCCGCTCCTCGTCTGCCGCGGCGTGGCCCGGCAGTTCGGTCGGCGCCGCGTGCTGCGCGACGTCTCGTTCGAGGCGTACGCAGGTGAGGTGTTCGCTCTCCTCGGGCCGAACGGATCCGGCAAGACCACGCTCCTCGGCGTCCTGTCCACGCTCGCCGAGCCATCGCGTGGCGAGGTCATCTATCCCGACGCGGCGGGCCTCGATTCTCCGCGTCGCCTCTTCGGTGTGCTCGGACATGAGCCGCAGCTCTATGGCGACCTGACGGCGCGCGAGAACCTCGAATTCTTCGCACGGCTGGCGGGCATCGAGGACGTGCCGTCGGCCGTGACGCACGCGCTCCATCACGCGAGGCTCGCCGACAGGGCCGACGATTTCGTCGAACGCTTCTCGCGCGGCATGCGCCAGCGGCTCGCGTTCGAGCGCGTGCTCCTCACCTCGCCACGCATCCTGCTGCTCGATGAGCCCTTCACCGGCCTCGACGACGAGAGCGCGCATCGGATGGTGGCACGTCTGGGCGCTGTGCGCGATAGGGGGACGCTCGTGGTCCTGGCGACGCACGATCTGCTGCTCGTCGAGGGGCTCGTCGATCGCGCGTGGATCATCAGACAGGGAGTACTGCAGCCGCTGCGGCGCGCCGGTTCGCTCGCGGAGGCGTACAGGGCGTCGCTCGAGCCGGACGACACCACACCTGCGCGTCGCCCGTCGAGCATCACGCGCCAGTTGGCGTCGTCACGGATCGCCGCCACGTTGCCGTCATCGAGCGAGACGTCGCTCTCCGACATCCTTCGTGTGGCCTGGATTCTCTTCGCGAAGGATCTCCGGATCGAGTGGCGGTCGCGCGAGGGCCTGCTCACGACGGCGTGTTTCGCGCTGGCGTGCGTGCTCGTCTTCTCGTTCGGCCTCGTTCACGACGGCACACCCGTGCCTGATGCGGGTCCCACCGTGCTGTGGGTGACCATTGCGCTCGCTGGCACGCTCGCCATGGCGCGCACCTTCGAGCGCGAACGCGCGGCCGGTACGCTTGTCGCCACGCTCGCGTCAGCCGCGCCGCGTGCCTCGATCTACCTCGGGAAGTGGGGCGCCCTCATGGCGTTGATGTTCGCCGTCGAGGCCGCGCTGCTGCCGCTCGTGGCGCTCTTCTTCCAGATGCCGCTGGAGCGGCAGCCCTTCACCGTGGCCGCACTGCTGGTGCTCGGGACCGCAGGATACGCGGCCGTGGGCACGCTCTTCGCGGCGATGCTCGCGCGCATGCGTACGCGCGACGTCCTGCTGCCGTTGCTGCTGTATCCGATGAGCGTCCCCGTGATCATCGGTGGCGTGCGCGGGACGTCGGCGGCGTTGGCCGATCCGTATGTGCCGGGCGTGGTCAGCCTCTGGCTGCCCCTCTTGGTATGCTTTGACGCTGTGTTTGCCACGCTTGCGCTGTGGACGTTCGGCGCCTTGATGACCGAAGGCGCGCCACGCGTGGCGAAGGAGGCTCGAGATGTTGACGCGTAG
- a CDS encoding CcmD family protein, with amino-acid sequence MPLLTGFLRVVVLALLLAGGTASFAATAFAQSAPPPTTTAAQDEYLPISELPDSEKLPAAPFLVAAYIIVWVALLLYVLSLRRRLDRVEADLREARRLTSGGR; translated from the coding sequence ATGCCGTTGCTCACCGGTTTCCTTCGTGTCGTCGTGCTCGCCCTGTTGCTGGCTGGAGGGACGGCGTCCTTCGCGGCGACGGCCTTCGCCCAGTCGGCTCCGCCTCCCACGACAACCGCGGCGCAGGATGAATACCTGCCCATCTCCGAACTGCCGGACAGCGAGAAGCTGCCCGCCGCACCCTTCCTCGTGGCGGCGTACATCATCGTGTGGGTGGCGTTGCTGCTGTACGTGCTGTCGTTGCGGCGCCGGCTCGATCGGGTCGAGGCCGACCTGCGTGAGGCGCGCAGACTGACGTCAGGCGGCCGGTAG
- the aroA gene encoding 3-phosphoshikimate 1-carboxyvinyltransferase yields the protein MSAEFTKSVTVRPATALEGVVRVPGDKSISHRYAMLAALADGVSRITHYAPGNDCRSTLACLEQLGTVVSRHDAFDRETGAKVPTIQIVGRGLRGLQTASEDLDCGNSGSTLRMLAGILAAHPFTSVLTGDASLRRRPMMRVVTPLQEMGATVTAFNGRPPLTVVGGNLHPITYRPETPSAQVKTAVLLAGLQTPGLTTFEEPAGTRDHTERALQAFGATVDVQGLVIRLQGEQRLTARSLAVPGDPSSAAFWACAAAALPGSFIELRDVGLNPSRTAIFDVLRRMGADIELQADREDAEEPVGRVRVRHHGLRPIELTPAEVPGLIDELPVLAALSTHGGDLRVTGAGELRAKESDRITALVDGLRALGADADELPDGFHVRGSRRLLGGEVNAADDHRLAMAFAVAGLGALEPTIIRGADAVDVSYPGFFDVLTALRK from the coding sequence ATGTCCGCCGAGTTCACCAAGTCCGTCACCGTCCGGCCCGCCACCGCCCTCGAAGGCGTCGTGCGCGTCCCGGGAGACAAGTCGATCTCCCATCGATACGCGATGCTGGCCGCGCTGGCCGACGGCGTGTCGCGCATCACCCACTACGCGCCGGGCAACGACTGCCGCAGCACGCTCGCGTGTCTCGAGCAGCTCGGCACGGTGGTCTCGCGACACGACGCGTTCGACAGGGAGACCGGCGCGAAGGTGCCGACGATCCAGATCGTCGGCCGCGGGTTGCGCGGGCTCCAGACAGCGTCGGAGGATCTCGACTGCGGTAACTCGGGCTCCACGTTGCGCATGCTCGCCGGCATCCTCGCGGCGCACCCGTTCACGAGCGTGCTCACCGGCGATGCCTCGCTGCGGCGACGTCCGATGATGCGCGTGGTGACTCCGCTGCAGGAAATGGGCGCCACGGTCACCGCCTTCAACGGACGGCCGCCACTCACTGTCGTCGGCGGCAACCTGCATCCGATCACGTATCGCCCCGAGACGCCGAGCGCGCAGGTCAAGACCGCCGTACTGCTGGCAGGACTGCAGACGCCCGGCCTCACGACGTTCGAGGAACCCGCCGGCACGCGCGATCACACGGAGCGCGCGCTCCAGGCGTTCGGCGCGACGGTGGACGTACAAGGCCTCGTCATTCGTCTCCAGGGCGAGCAACGCCTCACGGCGCGATCGCTGGCCGTCCCAGGCGATCCCTCGTCGGCCGCATTCTGGGCGTGCGCCGCCGCGGCCCTGCCCGGCTCGTTCATCGAGCTCAGGGACGTCGGCCTCAATCCGAGCCGCACGGCCATCTTCGACGTCCTCCGCCGGATGGGCGCCGACATCGAGTTGCAGGCCGATCGCGAGGATGCCGAGGAGCCCGTCGGCCGCGTGCGCGTGCGCCACCACGGCCTCCGTCCCATCGAGCTGACACCAGCCGAAGTCCCCGGGCTCATCGACGAACTCCCCGTGCTCGCCGCGCTCTCGACGCACGGCGGCGACCTCAGGGTGACGGGTGCCGGCGAGCTCAGGGCCAAGGAGAGCGACCGCATCACGGCGCTCGTCGACGGCCTGCGCGCCCTCGGCGCCGATGCCGATGAACTGCCTGACGGCTTCCACGTCCGCGGATCGCGACGACTGCTGGGTGGCGAAGTGAACGCCGCCGACGACCATCGCCTCGCCATGGCGTTTGCCGTCGCGGGCCTCGGCGCGCTGGAGCCGACCATCATCCGCGGTGCCGACGCCGTCGACGTGTCGTACCCCGGCTTCTTCGACGTCCTCACCGCCCTGAGGAAATGA
- a CDS encoding ATP-binding protein, with amino-acid sequence MASDRSTLSLVLPSHIDVLDYVQVVCDELCASARLNEDACHWVGVSVRESVVNAIRHGNKFDSAKHVHVDFSLLPAAAPEILEITVADEGGGFEPEDVADPLAPENLLKSSGRGIFFMRNFMDEVDLTRRPEGGMAVRMRKRLAVQDA; translated from the coding sequence ATGGCCTCCGATCGGTCCACACTCTCCCTGGTCCTGCCAAGCCACATCGACGTGCTCGACTACGTGCAAGTGGTCTGCGACGAGTTGTGCGCGTCGGCGCGGTTGAACGAGGATGCCTGCCACTGGGTTGGCGTGTCGGTGCGCGAATCGGTGGTGAACGCCATTCGCCACGGGAACAAGTTCGATTCGGCCAAACACGTGCACGTCGATTTCTCGCTGCTCCCGGCGGCCGCGCCGGAAATCCTCGAGATCACCGTGGCAGACGAGGGTGGCGGGTTCGAACCGGAGGACGTGGCCGATCCGCTCGCCCCTGAGAATCTGCTCAAGTCGAGCGGGCGCGGCATCTTCTTCATGCGCAATTTCATGGACGAAGTGGACCTCACGCGCCGGCCTGAAGGCGGCATGGCCGTCCGCATGCGCAAGCGCCTCGCGGTGCAGGACGCATGA
- a CDS encoding shikimate kinase, producing MNAPRADKLYLVGFMGSGKTTVARVLGRRLGWRVIDLDDAIERREGRTVSDVFAQKGEAYFRKVERDVLLTYLPLRNVIVATGGGTFVQAANRTDILADGTAIWLDAPLSRIIDRVPSDGRRPLAADREAFAALFEHRRAAYRLAHIRVDGSGRIDALVEDVMHQLGL from the coding sequence ATGAACGCCCCGCGCGCCGACAAGCTGTATCTCGTCGGGTTCATGGGCTCCGGCAAGACCACCGTCGCGCGAGTGCTCGGGCGACGGCTGGGATGGCGGGTAATCGACCTGGACGATGCGATCGAACGCCGGGAAGGGCGGACGGTCTCCGATGTGTTCGCGCAGAAGGGCGAAGCGTACTTCCGCAAGGTGGAGCGCGACGTGCTCCTCACCTACCTTCCCCTTCGCAACGTCATCGTCGCCACCGGCGGCGGGACGTTCGTGCAGGCCGCCAATCGGACCGACATCCTGGCCGACGGCACCGCCATCTGGCTGGACGCCCCGCTCAGTCGCATCATCGACCGCGTGCCGTCAGACGGGCGCCGTCCGCTCGCGGCAGACAGGGAGGCGTTCGCGGCCCTCTTCGAGCATCGCCGCGCCGCGTACCGCCTGGCACATATCCGCGTGGACGGATCGGGACGGATCGACGCGCTCGTCGAGGACGTCATGCACCAGCTCGGGTTGTAG
- a CDS encoding zinc ribbon domain-containing protein: MTSIDTRGPRIWHFFIVLGLLGATAAVWREPRFTRPEHLILLSAGIVLAAVAAAVLYRTLLPLVAPEQVVGDTRRSARQVRALEREKALVLRSIKELEFDKAMGKVADADYDEMVGRLRQRAVGLMQRIELGEAGLRERINKDLARLATPRNTKTVSARQCGQCQTLNDADARFCKTCGATL, translated from the coding sequence GTGACCTCGATTGATACGCGCGGTCCTCGCATCTGGCACTTCTTCATCGTCCTCGGTCTGCTTGGCGCCACGGCGGCGGTGTGGCGTGAACCGCGGTTCACCCGGCCCGAGCATCTGATTCTGCTGAGCGCCGGCATCGTGCTCGCGGCTGTCGCGGCAGCGGTGCTGTATCGCACGCTGCTGCCGCTCGTCGCGCCGGAGCAGGTGGTGGGCGATACGCGACGATCCGCCCGGCAGGTGCGCGCGCTCGAACGCGAGAAGGCGCTGGTGCTGCGGAGCATCAAGGAACTCGAGTTCGACAAGGCGATGGGGAAGGTGGCCGACGCGGACTACGACGAGATGGTCGGGCGGTTGCGACAGCGTGCCGTCGGACTGATGCAGCGCATCGAACTCGGCGAGGCGGGGCTCCGTGAGCGCATCAACAAGGATCTCGCGCGCCTCGCGACGCCGCGGAACACGAAGACGGTGAGTGCGCGACAGTGCGGGCAATGCCAGACGCTCAACGATGCCGACGCGCGCTTCTGCAAGACGTGTGGAGCGACGCTGTGA
- the ccsA gene encoding cytochrome c biogenesis protein CcsA, with protein sequence MFAIAPYLIAQAPYESTMGLVQKIFYYHAPVGIVMFLATFVCGFASVSYLRRGRPSSDRCAEAAAELVVVLGAIVLLTGPLWARKAWGVWWQWDPRLTSTLVLWLLYVAYLLLRRFGGPGTERLAAGVAIFGMANVPFVYWSVNVWRTMHPKTSVVPTLGPEMRTPFYWCIVAFLLLFVGLLGTRVRLAEQQDALDGLLAEAEN encoded by the coding sequence ATGTTCGCCATCGCCCCGTACCTGATCGCGCAGGCGCCGTACGAATCGACGATGGGGCTCGTGCAGAAGATCTTCTACTATCACGCGCCCGTCGGCATCGTGATGTTCCTCGCCACGTTCGTGTGCGGGTTCGCGAGCGTGTCGTACCTGCGGCGCGGACGTCCCTCGAGCGACAGGTGTGCCGAAGCCGCCGCCGAATTGGTGGTCGTGCTCGGCGCGATTGTGTTGCTCACCGGACCGCTGTGGGCCCGCAAGGCGTGGGGCGTGTGGTGGCAGTGGGATCCGCGCCTCACGTCGACGCTCGTTCTGTGGCTCCTGTACGTGGCGTACCTGCTGCTGCGGCGCTTCGGTGGTCCGGGCACGGAACGGCTCGCGGCAGGCGTGGCAATCTTCGGGATGGCGAACGTGCCGTTCGTCTACTGGTCGGTCAACGTGTGGCGCACCATGCACCCGAAGACGAGTGTCGTGCCGACGCTCGGGCCGGAGATGCGGACACCGTTCTATTGGTGCATCGTGGCGTTCCTGTTGTTGTTCGTCGGCCTGCTCGGTACGCGCGTACGGCTCGCGGAACAGCAGGACGCGCTTGATGGCCTCCTGGCCGAGGCGGAAAACTAG
- a CDS encoding metallophosphoesterase family protein, which produces MRYLVISDIHGNLPALTAVLHDCPPETYDRVLVLGDLVGYGAEPGPVIDRIRALAPHVVVRGNHDKAVCGVMDLLAFNSHARDAAEWTTRALSSAHLAYLRELPAGPLLVDDALEVWHGSPADEDAYLVWIDDIRDAAALGRRPLCLFGHTHVQGAYGSGEGRPVVESGPTWTRTTLSISLDDRWLVNPGSVGQPRDGDPRAAYGIVDLGTRTVTLCRVEYDVAAEQAAIRAAGLPELLASRLSEGR; this is translated from the coding sequence GTGCGCTATCTCGTCATCAGCGACATCCACGGCAACCTCCCGGCCCTGACAGCCGTTCTCCACGACTGCCCGCCCGAGACGTACGACCGCGTACTCGTCCTCGGCGACCTCGTGGGCTACGGGGCCGAACCCGGCCCGGTGATCGACCGCATCCGCGCGCTTGCGCCTCACGTGGTGGTGCGCGGCAATCACGACAAGGCCGTGTGCGGGGTGATGGACCTGCTCGCCTTCAATTCGCACGCGCGCGACGCGGCCGAGTGGACGACGCGCGCCCTGTCGTCGGCGCACCTGGCGTATCTGCGGGAACTGCCGGCGGGTCCGCTGCTCGTGGACGATGCGCTGGAGGTGTGGCACGGGTCGCCCGCCGACGAGGACGCCTACCTGGTGTGGATCGACGACATCAGGGATGCCGCCGCGCTCGGTCGCCGGCCGCTGTGCCTCTTCGGCCACACGCACGTGCAGGGCGCGTATGGTTCGGGCGAAGGACGTCCCGTCGTGGAGAGCGGTCCGACATGGACGCGCACCACATTGTCGATCTCGCTGGACGACCGTTGGCTGGTGAACCCGGGATCGGTGGGACAGCCTCGCGACGGCGACCCTCGCGCGGCGTACGGCATCGTCGATCTCGGCACGCGGACCGTGACGCTCTGTCGTGTCGAGTACGACGTGGCCGCCGAGCAGGCGGCCATCCGCGCGGCAGGTTTGCCGGAGTTGCTCGCCTCACGCCTCTCCGAAGGTCGCTAG
- a CDS encoding inositol monophosphatase gives MTSVPDPLLLATAVDAVQKAGAIQMAHFGGPMRIDKKGAIDLVTEVDVAVERMFRALVAERFPDHVVLGEELQQDDLLRRTAPGYCWVFDPIDGTTNFAHGLPIFCASLGLELDGETIVAAVYDPTRRELFTAERGQGARLNGERITVTAADTVIDSLLVTGFPYDVQRPETGEALVALFGHFLGRSRAVRRLGSAALDLCYVAAGRFDGFYESSLKPWDSCAGALIVEEAGGRVTDWRGARFQSRMAPVLATNGRIHDEMLELLSGFYGARGYTLPA, from the coding sequence ATGACGAGCGTTCCGGACCCGCTCCTGCTCGCCACCGCTGTCGACGCCGTGCAGAAGGCCGGCGCCATCCAGATGGCCCACTTCGGCGGGCCGATGCGCATCGACAAGAAGGGCGCCATCGACCTGGTGACAGAGGTCGACGTGGCCGTGGAACGCATGTTCCGCGCCCTTGTCGCTGAGCGCTTCCCCGATCACGTCGTTCTCGGTGAGGAGCTCCAGCAGGACGACCTGCTGCGCCGGACCGCTCCCGGCTACTGTTGGGTATTCGATCCCATCGATGGCACCACCAACTTCGCCCACGGACTGCCGATCTTCTGCGCGTCGCTCGGTCTCGAGCTCGATGGGGAGACGATCGTGGCCGCCGTGTACGACCCGACGCGCCGCGAGCTGTTCACGGCGGAGCGGGGGCAGGGCGCGCGCCTGAACGGCGAGCGCATCACCGTGACAGCTGCCGACACGGTGATCGACAGCCTGCTTGTCACAGGTTTCCCGTACGACGTGCAGCGGCCCGAGACGGGAGAGGCGCTCGTGGCGCTCTTCGGACACTTCCTCGGACGGAGCCGGGCGGTGCGTCGCCTGGGATCGGCGGCGCTGGATCTCTGCTATGTAGCGGCCGGCCGCTTCGACGGCTTCTACGAGTCGTCCCTGAAGCCCTGGGATTCCTGCGCCGGCGCTCTCATCGTCGAGGAGGCGGGCGGCCGCGTCACCGATTGGCGTGGTGCGCGGTTCCAGTCACGCATGGCGCCTGTGCTGGCCACCAACGGACGCATCCACGACGAAATGCTCGAGCTGCTCTCCGGCTTCTACGGCGCGCGCGGGTACACGCTGCCGGCCTGA